A section of the Laspinema palackyanum D2c genome encodes:
- a CDS encoding lasso peptide biosynthesis B2 protein — protein MFWLKLLIRKAYTFQQLDRNERVLLLQALVLLPVVALLLKIWGLKHTQATLARLAAMPMIRRESQSSERLPQITSAVRMVRTAVKYYGSWANCLKKSLVLWYLLRCQGIEPELRIGVRKEAGKFEAHAWVEYEGIVLNDTADVRSRFVMFDRPIKALP, from the coding sequence ATGTTCTGGTTGAAGTTATTAATTCGTAAAGCTTACACTTTTCAACAGCTTGACAGGAACGAGCGCGTGCTGTTACTCCAAGCTTTAGTATTGCTGCCGGTAGTGGCGTTATTGCTGAAAATCTGGGGACTGAAGCACACCCAAGCTACTCTAGCAAGGCTAGCAGCTATGCCAATGATACGAAGAGAAAGCCAAAGCAGCGAGCGCTTGCCTCAAATTACGAGTGCAGTTCGCATGGTACGAACTGCTGTCAAGTATTACGGTTCTTGGGCTAACTGCTTGAAAAAGTCTCTAGTCTTATGGTATTTGTTACGTTGTCAGGGGATTGAACCCGAATTGCGAATTGGGGTACGAAAAGAAGCGGGTAAGTTTGAGGCTCATGCTTGGGTAGAGTATGAGGGAATAGTTTTAAACGATACAGCGGATGTGCGCTCACGCTTTGTGATGTTTGATCGCCCTATAAAAGCACTACCCTAA
- a CDS encoding transposase, translating into MVEPYSGWHFTQEYDSLNSTNFQAFIDAISEQLGDTIAVIQLDGASAHRAKALEWPENLIPVFQPPHSPELNPIERLWEFLKSL; encoded by the coding sequence ATAGTTGAACCCTATTCCGGGTGGCACTTTACCCAAGAGTACGACTCGCTCAACAGTACAAACTTTCAAGCCTTTATTGATGCAATCTCTGAACAACTAGGTGATACCATTGCGGTGATTCAACTAGATGGGGCATCCGCCCATAGAGCTAAAGCCTTGGAATGGCCTGAGAATTTAATTCCAGTGTTTCAACCGCCTCACAGTCCCGAACTGAATCCGATTGAGAGGCTATGGGAATTCCTCAAGAGCCTATGA
- a CDS encoding ABC transporter ATP-binding protein gives MPRFQLQLLQNIKRATQLVWQSAPGWTIASLVLLLVQGVLPLLSLYLMKLLVDTVTVGIAEPDKTIIFRQILLLITLVGIATLVSDFCRSLGNFTTEAQSQVVTDYVHDMLHAKSIEVDLEYYENAQYYNALHRAQQEAAFRPPRILTSLIQVAQNAVSLVAIAGLLLSLHWSIGAILFAAAVPGLLVRLKHTGKLFQSQRGWTSLERIAYYFHWMLTHDTYAKEVRLFDLGSLFRTRYRHLRQEIRQQKLILARQRSMTELATQASATLAIFAACGFIAFQTVQGAITLGGLVMYYQAFQRGQGFLREMLSSVASLYENSLFLSNLYEFLDLKRAISEPLHPQPMPKPLQIGIEFHNVGFHYPHSSRALLENINLTIKAGNIVALVGENGAGKTTLIKLLCRLYEPTKGKITFDNIDLRQLTTTDLRREISVVFQDYVHYNLTARENIGFGNIDLLSDDKQIVAAAQAAGAEVAIAKLPRGYDTTLGTQFDQGEELSIGEWQKVALARAFLRQSQIIILDEPTSALDAQAEFEVFEQFRQLTRGKTAILISHRLSTVKMADRIFVLKNGSIVESGSHWELLELGGTYTRLFEMQAKNYQ, from the coding sequence ATGCCTAGATTTCAACTTCAGTTGCTTCAAAATATCAAACGAGCAACCCAATTAGTTTGGCAAAGCGCCCCTGGCTGGACGATTGCTAGTCTGGTGCTGCTTCTGGTTCAGGGTGTATTACCCTTGCTCTCTCTGTATCTGATGAAATTGCTCGTCGATACCGTCACAGTGGGAATAGCTGAGCCTGACAAAACAATAATTTTCAGGCAGATTCTCTTATTAATCACCTTAGTAGGCATTGCCACCCTTGTAAGCGACTTCTGCCGCTCCCTAGGCAACTTTACCACTGAAGCACAATCTCAAGTCGTGACGGATTACGTCCACGATATGCTTCATGCTAAATCGATTGAAGTTGACTTAGAGTATTACGAAAACGCCCAATATTACAATGCCCTACACCGCGCTCAACAAGAAGCAGCCTTTCGTCCGCCTCGCATCCTTACCAGCTTAATTCAAGTCGCTCAAAATGCGGTTTCCTTAGTTGCGATTGCGGGTTTATTATTATCCTTACATTGGAGTATTGGTGCAATATTATTTGCGGCTGCCGTTCCTGGGTTGCTGGTGCGCCTCAAACATACGGGAAAGCTTTTTCAGTCGCAGCGCGGTTGGACAAGTTTAGAAAGAATTGCTTATTACTTTCATTGGATGCTCACCCACGATACCTATGCCAAAGAAGTCCGCTTATTTGACTTAGGTTCTTTATTTCGCACCCGCTATCGCCACTTACGCCAGGAAATTCGCCAACAAAAACTAATCTTGGCGCGTCAGCGTTCCATGACAGAACTCGCCACGCAGGCTTCTGCCACTTTAGCTATTTTTGCTGCTTGCGGTTTTATCGCCTTCCAAACCGTGCAAGGTGCAATCACGTTAGGGGGACTGGTGATGTATTACCAGGCATTTCAGCGGGGACAGGGATTTTTGCGAGAAATGTTGAGCAGTGTTGCCAGTTTGTATGAAAATAGCTTGTTTTTATCGAATCTGTATGAGTTTCTCGACTTAAAACGCGCGATCTCAGAACCTCTTCATCCCCAACCCATGCCGAAACCGTTACAAATCGGTATTGAGTTTCACAATGTTGGGTTTCACTATCCTCACAGCAGTCGCGCCCTATTAGAGAATATTAACTTAACGATTAAAGCTGGGAATATAGTGGCTTTAGTTGGGGAAAATGGAGCCGGAAAGACCACTTTAATTAAGCTTTTGTGCCGGCTTTACGAGCCAACGAAAGGAAAAATTACCTTCGATAACATCGATTTGCGCCAACTGACAACAACAGATTTGCGGCGGGAAATTAGCGTTGTCTTTCAAGATTACGTTCATTATAATCTCACAGCACGGGAAAATATTGGGTTCGGTAATATTGATTTGTTAAGCGATGACAAGCAAATTGTAGCAGCCGCCCAAGCCGCTGGAGCAGAAGTGGCGATCGCTAAACTGCCTCGCGGTTACGATACCACCCTGGGAACCCAATTTGACCAAGGGGAAGAACTAAGTATTGGTGAATGGCAGAAGGTCGCGCTTGCGAGAGCTTTTTTGCGCCAATCCCAGATTATCATTTTAGATGAGCCAACTAGCGCCCTAGATGCTCAAGCTGAATTCGAGGTTTTTGAACAATTTCGCCAACTGACTCGCGGCAAAACCGCTATTTTGATTAGTCATCGTCTTTCAACCGTGAAAATGGCAGATCGCATCTTTGTTTTAAAAAATGGGAGCATTGTAGAAAGTGGCTCTCATTGGGAATTATTAGAATTAGGTGGAACTTACACCCGCTTGTTTGAAATGCAAGCCAAAAATTATCAATAA